The genomic window ACAGGCTAAGAAATATCGCTGTATCTGATTGTTTCTGTGTTGGCATGAGGTTGTGTGGCTGCTGCGTTTTATATATAAATATGTTACGTTTATATAAATATAGTGAATATACAAGCATATATGATGCCAGTTATCAGAATACCTGATCCCATTTACAAGAGGCTCCAAGCCATCGCTGTCCCTTTCGAGGATACACCTATCACTGTTATTGAAAAGTTGCTGAATGAATATGAGGCGCGTTACCAACCTCAGCAAGTTTCTGAAATCGAAAATTATAGAGTTCTTGAACCTGATACTGTAAACAATTTGCACCATACCAGAGTGCTTCGAGCCGTCATGGGTAGTGAGGAAATTCATCAACCAAACTGGAACAAAATCGTTGATCAAGCACACGAACTTGCTATTCGACAAGGACTTTCTATAGAGGATCTCATCAAGCTAACCCTTGCTCATGTTGTTAAGGGTGAAAAAACTAATTTTGGTTTTCACTATTTGCCAGAGGTAAACATTTCGGTGCAAGGCGTAGATTCAAATCTTGCTTGGCGTAATACTTTGCACTTAATGAAGAATTTGAAAATGCCAATTGAAATATATTTCGAGTGGCGCGACAAAGAGGGAGCAGCATATCCCGGTGAGAAAGGTAAGCTTATTTGGAATGCTAAATAGGATGTGATAATCACAACTATCACAGCATCAGTGGATAGTTTTATCTGATTATACTGGTTACAGATAGATTTTTAAAAAGAAAAATTTATGATAAAAGAACCAACGGCTGACGAGCTACAACCAACAGCAGGACAGCTACAATGCTTATATAGACTTTGCCATCAACTTACAAATGTGATGTTCCAGCCAATTCACATCGTGCGATTAGATGAACGAACGCTCAATATATTTATATTAGCTGGACAAAATGAAGAAATAGAGCTAGAAATTACACCAGATGGTAGTATAGAACCATGAATAAGGTAAATTATACAGTAATGAGTGACCAAGAGTTAAAGAGTTACTTTCTCACCCACAGGGATGATAAAGAAGCCTTTTACGCTTATATGGATAGACGAAAATCTCCTCCTCGTGATGCTGCAATAAAATTAAATGATCCGGCTTGGGAAGAAAAGATAATAGCTGTGATTCAGAAACAATTAGATTCTGATTGATAACTTAATCATTTCATATTCTTAATCGAGGTGGACAAAATTTTTGTAGTCCCCTCGATTTCTCACATAAATTTACCTTTGGCTAATACTTCCGCTCTTTTGGCTCAAACATGGTAATCGCCACAGGACGATATTGAATATCAATTCCCGCTGGTGAATAGTAAGCCATTGTGTGTTTGAGGAAATTAGCATCATCTCGCTGGGAATAATCTTCGCGGAAATGAGCGCCACGAC from Nostoc sp. UHCC 0926 includes these protein-coding regions:
- a CDS encoding DUF6888 family protein; translation: MIKEPTADELQPTAGQLQCLYRLCHQLTNVMFQPIHIVRLDERTLNIFILAGQNEEIELEITPDGSIEP
- a CDS encoding DUF6887 family protein — protein: MNKVNYTVMSDQELKSYFLTHRDDKEAFYAYMDRRKSPPRDAAIKLNDPAWEEKIIAVIQKQLDSD
- a CDS encoding T4SS efffector SepA family protein, with translation MMPVIRIPDPIYKRLQAIAVPFEDTPITVIEKLLNEYEARYQPQQVSEIENYRVLEPDTVNNLHHTRVLRAVMGSEEIHQPNWNKIVDQAHELAIRQGLSIEDLIKLTLAHVVKGEKTNFGFHYLPEVNISVQGVDSNLAWRNTLHLMKNLKMPIEIYFEWRDKEGAAYPGEKGKLIWNAK